A window of the Mesotoga prima MesG1.Ag.4.2 genome harbors these coding sequences:
- a CDS encoding histidine phosphatase family protein: protein MYIYFVRHGETEWNNSNRWQGRSDIPLSEKGRKQAEITGTFLKKHVPSVAAIYSSDLKRAKETAEIIAVSYAETPVANPVLREADVGLWNGLEISEALKCYGNLIEKWRKDPWANIPGTEPLGEVQRRAAGFIRYLSGNFQGKHVIVVSHALLIRTAICYAAGLPLENHYRLSLHNCSISTIKIEGAEMRLLEVNLWRHMEEN, encoded by the coding sequence ATGTATATTTATTTTGTAAGGCATGGAGAAACAGAATGGAACAATAGTAACCGCTGGCAGGGAAGGTCCGATATTCCCTTATCTGAAAAGGGAAGAAAGCAAGCTGAAATAACTGGCACATTTCTTAAAAAGCACGTTCCCAGTGTAGCGGCAATCTATTCCAGCGACTTGAAAAGGGCAAAGGAAACCGCCGAGATAATTGCTGTTTCATATGCTGAGACACCAGTTGCTAACCCGGTACTCCGCGAAGCGGATGTAGGACTCTGGAATGGCCTTGAGATAAGTGAAGCATTAAAGTGTTATGGTAATCTGATAGAGAAATGGAGGAAGGATCCATGGGCAAACATTCCGGGAACTGAACCTCTGGGGGAAGTGCAGAGAAGAGCGGCGGGTTTCATCAGATATCTCTCTGGAAATTTCCAGGGGAAACATGTGATTGTGGTTTCGCATGCCTTGTTAATCAGAACCGCAATTTGCTACGCAGCAGGCCTCCCTCTGGAAAATCACTACAGACTTTCCTTACACAACTGCTCGATTTCCACAATTAAGATTGAAGGAGCAGAAATGAGACTGCTAGAGGTCAATCTGTGGCGCCATATGGAGGAGAACTAA